In Nocardia sp. NBC_00403, the DNA window CCGCCACCGAGACGCGCGCGGCCGTCACTGCCGACAGTCGCTCGGCCCACAGCGGCCCGAGGCGGTCCTCGAGCAGCGACGCGACGAGTTCATCCTTCGAGCCGAAGTGGTAATGCACCGCGGCCGGATTCGCTCCTGCCTCCACGCAGATCGCACGCACCGACACCTCGTCGTAGCGCTCGGTCAGCAACAACCGCTCGGCGGCGGCCAGCAGGCGGGCACGCGTGCCCACCGAAACCTTCTGTGCCATGCGCCAAGCGAATCACGTTTCAATCATTATTTCAATCATTGATTGAACCACCGCGTGAAGATAGCCTTGCCCGATGCGCACAGGTACGGCAGCGGCCCTTGGGTGACCGGCGACCTAGACAGGTTCTCAACTCGTCGATCGACTCCAACCCGCCAGTCAGCAGCATCATTAGAGCTGAACTGAAAGACTTGACAGGGAACTGTGTTCGTTACCGCACTGCCAGCGCTTTATCCGGACTACGGTTCACGGCCTCTCGAAGTGGGTGGGAGGTGGAGGACCGCAGTACCGTTGCAGGCTCGTTTTCTCTGGCCTTTCGAACTGGCTTCGACTGGTGTCGCAATCATCGGTGCTCCCGCCCTTGGTTGTTCGGGAGGTTCTCGACGGTGACCGGCTCGATCCTTTCGGCAGCCGGCAGTTCGAATCCGAACACCTGTCCGTAAAAACTCAATTCGGAGTCCAATGCCCTGCGGATGTTCTCCGCCCGCCGAAACCCGTGCTGCTCCCCCGCGAAGAGGATATAGGCGACCGGGATCCGCCGCTCCCGCAGCGCGTCGACGATCATCTGTGACTGACTGGGCGGCACCACGGCATCCTCGCTGCCCTGCAAAACGATCAGGGGACTGCGGAACCGGTCGACGTGGTGGATCGGCGACCGCTCACGGTAGAGGTCCCGCTCGGACGGGTATTCCCCGATCAGGCCGTCCAGATAACGGCTCTCGAATTTGTGGGTCTCGGCGGCGAGGGCCTCGAGGTCGGCGACTCCGTAATGGTCGGCGCCCGCGGAGAAGGGTGTGTCCGCTCGAGCCAGCGCGGCGAGCGTCGTGTAGCCGCCGGCCGAGCCACCGCGGATGGCGAGTTGGCGCGGATCGACGCGGCCGTTGTCTGCGAGCCATCGGGCAGCTGCGATGCAGTCGGCCACGTCCACCACACCCCAGGCGTCGCGCAGCAGTTCGCGGTAGGCGCGGCCGTAGCCGGTGGAGCCGCCGTAATTGACGTCCACGATGGCGAATCCGCGGCTGGTCCAGTACTGGGTACTCAGTGAGAGTACGGGCAGCGCGTGCGAGGTCGGACCGCCGTGGATCATGACCAGCAGCGGCGGCAGTTTCCCGTCGGGACCGCGGTATCGGGTGCTCGCGGGCGGGTAGAACAGCGCGTGTGCGGCGCGTGGCGCACCGGCGCGATCCATCGAAGGGAACGAGATCGGCTCGGGTACAGAGACATCGGTAGATTCGAGACCGAGTTCGCGTGGAGCGCGCAGGGTTTCGAGTTCGAGGTTTGAGTCGACGAATTCGATGCGATAGATACCGAGTTCGGCGGTGGGTGTGCCCGCTGCCACGACCACGGCGTTCTCGTCCGCTCGCTCGACCGCGACGATCGCGGAGAAGGGCAGCTCCAGATCGGTCACCGACCCGTCCGGGCGACGCACAGCGAGTCCGTCGTAGCCGTCGCGCCAACGGGCGAACACGATGCCGTGGTCGCCGAGCACTGCGTAGCGCGCCGAGCCCAACTGCCATGCGGGTACGCCGATTTCGGCGTCCACTTCGATGACGGCCTCGATGTCGCCGCCAGGTGTCCACCGGTAGAGGTTCCACCACCCGTTGCGGTCGGACAGGAACAGCAGAGAGCCGTCTTCCTGCCAGCGCGGCTCCTGCACCGACTCGCCCGGGCCGCCCGCGACGACGGTGTCGGTACCAGTCGCCAGATCACGCACCCGCAGGACAGTGTCGTCCCACGGCATCGACGGGTGATCCCACGTGACCACGGCGAGCAGGGCCCCGTCCGGGCTCAGTCGCGGTGCGACGACAAAATCCGGGCCGCTCACCAGGACTTCCGGCTGCGAAGGCCGATCGGCGGACAGCCGCACGATCTCGTTGCGCACATCGATCGCGCCGCGTCCGCCGACTGGATGGCTCTCCCGGATCGCCACGACGGTGGCACCGTCCGGACCGAATGCGCCGTCGCCGTAACGGTCACCGCGCGGCACGGCGGGCGCCGGGGTCAGCACAACCGGCACACCGCCCCGCTCGATCCGGTACAGCCGCTGATCGGCCCAGTTGACGAAATAGAGCACCCCGTCGCGCACCCACCACGCGGCGCCGCCGTATTCGTGGACCGCCGTGCGGGCGTCCATCCCCTCCGGCAGCAGGTCGGTGCGCGCTCCGTCGGGGGCGCGGCGCACGATCTGGGTCCGGCCTCCTTCGGCGGGGCGGCCCTCTGACCAGTACACCTCGGTTCCATCCACCCGCACCTCGCCGAGACGCACCGCGGCGCTGACGACACTCTCGGAGGTAATGGAGGTCGGCCAGGACCCGAAGGGCAACTCGGTGATCGTCACCCGCACAGGTTAGTCGCCGTCGACGGCACATTCCGGGTGAGCCCGAGGCCCCGGCACGCTAGCGGAGCGTCCCTGAGCGGCTCAGCAGCGCCCTGATCTCCATTGCTACGAAGGCGGATCCGACGACACTCTGCCCACACAAAGGCTCGTGTGGTAGCACGACAGCCCAGAAACAGGTCATCCGCCACGTCCAACGCCACCTGGCCTCGAAACGTGTCAGTCATCCAGCGTCTGGTGGCTGCGAGCACTCCAGCGTGCGAGGGTCAACACCACGGGCACTGGTTCGTCCGGTTTGCGAACTGCCAAAAGCTGCAACAGGATTTGCACCGCTAGCGTGCTCTTTCCTGCACCAGGTTCACCGAGGATGGCCAGTCGGCGTCGCTCGAGTGCGAGGAAATGTGTTGTGAGGCCGACAATCTGGTCGCTTCGCTCGTCAAAGAACCGTCCGCGCGCAGAGAAATGATGGCGGTGGTCTGAAATATTGCGTTCGGTGAGCAACCACCGCACCGGCAACGGCTCGGGGTCATAGCGACCCCGAATCTTCGCCTCTGCATGCCACCGCTTACCCACAGCTTCGGCCAGACGCTCCACAGCGTAGGCACGCTGCTTTGCTCGAGGCACCGCGGCTGGGGGTGGCCGGCGCATCCAGACGAACGTCGATGCGCCAGACCTGGCGAGCTGCCGAGATCAGCTGGTGCGGATGGCAGGAAGGTTCAGTTCGAGGATTGCTCCGCCGTCCGGCACCGACCCGGCGGTGACGGTGGCTCCGTGCAGGTCGGCGACCTGTGCCACGATGGCCAATCCGAGTCCGTGGCCGGTTCGGTTACCTGCGGTGCTGGCCCGGTAGAAGCGGTCGAAGATGCGCGGCAGGTCTTCGGCGGCGATTCCGGGGCCGTGGTCGCGCACTGTCAAACGGTGATCGCGTAGGCCGATGTGGACTGTTCCGTGTGGCGGGCTGAATTTGGCGGCGTTGTCGAGGAGGTTGGTGACGGCTCTGCTGAGGCGGGTGGGTGCGCCGTGGATCGTTGTCGGTTCCAGGGCCTCAGCGAAGATGATTGTGGGCCAATGCCTTCGGGCGGTCTTGACGCAGTCCGCGACGAGGGTGTCCAGCCGGAGATCCTCGAAGGGTTCGTGCATGGCATTCGGGTCGTCGGCGCGGGCGAGGTCGATGAGGTCGGTGACGAGTCCGGAGAGTTCTTCGGCTTGGACGCGCAGTGCGTCGCCGGTGTCGGCGAGTTGCTGTGGGGTGAGGCGCTCGGCGCGGCGCAACAGATCGATATCGGTGCGTAGCGCGGTGAGCGGGGTGCGCAGTTCGTGCGAGGCGTCGGCGACCAGACGGCGCTGAGCCGCACGGGAATTGCGCTCCGCGGTCAGCGCTTGGTCGAGTTCGTCGAGCATGGTGTTGAAACTGCGCGCCAGACTGGCAAGTTCATCGGAGCCGATCACGTCGATGCGTTGGCGAGGGTCGCGGGTGGTGGCGACCCGTTCGGCGGCCCGCGTCAGCGCCGTGACCGGAGCCAGCGCGTTTCGCGCCAAGAGCAACCCGGCGCCGATCGCGAGCACGGTGCCTGCCGCGGCCGCGGCGAGGAGTGCCAGGCCGACGCGGCGCAGGCCGGTGTCGACGGGGTCGGACCGCTGCGCGACCTGCACGGCGCTGCCGGGTTGCAACTGGGCGGTGTACATACGCAGCGGGTATCCGTCGAGGGTGATGTCGGTGTAGTAGGCCTGCCGCGATCCGGCTGCCACCGCGCGGGTTTCGGTGTCGACCGGCAGCGAGTCTTCGGGGTCGTGCTCGGATGCGATGCGACCGTCGGCGGCGACCACCTGAACACAGCTCGGTGCGGCCAGATATCGGCACGGTCCGGACATCGCGGCGATATCCGGCTCGGCGGCGAACTGCCGGGTGATCCGGGTGGTCTCACGGCGCAGTCCGAGATCGAGGGCACCGTTCATTTCGTGGCTGACCACGGCGTAGGCGGCCAAGCCCATGCCGGTGAGCGCCAGCGTCATCGCGAGAACAAAGAGGACAGCGATGCGTCCGCGCAGCGACCGTGCCAGCCGATCGACACGCAGCCTCATGGCGGTCCGAGCCGGTAGCCCACACCTCGGATGGTGTGGATGAGCCGTGGCTGCGCATCGACCTCCAGCTTGCGCCGCAGATAGCGGATGTAGACCTCGAGCGAGTTCGACGATTGGCCGAGCTCGTGCCCCCATACCCGTTCGATCAGTGTCTCGCGGGGCAGGGCCTGGCCGCTGTTGCGTAGGAACACCTCGAGCAGCGCGAACTCGGTCCGGGTGAGCTCGACCACCCGTTCGCCGCGCCTGACCTGATGCGCGGTGGTGTCCATGACGAGGTCCGCGCAGGACAGTACGGCTCCGTCGTCCGGATAGGTGCGGCGCACCAGTGCCCGCACCCTGGCCAGCAGTTCGTCCAAGTCGAAGGGTTTGACCAGGTAATCGTCGGCGCCTGCGTCGAGGCCCGCGATGCGATCGGCCACCGCGTCGCGTGCGGTGAGCATCAGGATCGGGGTGCGATCACCGCGCGCCCGGAGTTGCTCGCACGCGGTCACACCGTCCATGAAGGGCATCAGGACATCCAGCAGCACGACCTCGGGATGCCACTGCTGTATCTCGGTGAGCGCGGTGGCGCCGTCGCGGACGGCGCGGGTCTCATAACCCTCGCTGTCCATGGCGCGCACGAGTGCGTCACGTACCGCGGCTTCGTCGTCGACCACCAAGACACGCATGGTCGCCCATAGTACGGAGCCGCCGCGGCAGACCTTTCTCACCGGATTCTCATCCGGCATGGGAAACGTGCTGGATATGAGATGGCGAAGCCTCGATCGAATCGACCGATCCACCGCGGCGGCGACAGCAACGGTCCTGTGCCCGACCGTTGCCCTGTGCGTTGCCGCGGCGCTGAGCACGACAGCATGTGCCCGCCCAACGACTGCCGAACCACCGCGGGTGCGTGGGAGCCACGTCGTGATCCCGGTCAACGGCGACCGCGCCGATGTGGACACAACCACGCTTGCGGTTACCGCCGAGGGGGTCGGGATCGATCTGTCCGCTCCAGCCCTGAGCGAGCTCGGCCCGGTCGGCGCGATCCGGGTAGACGGTGACGTCGCCACCTGGACCTACCCCGACCAGGCGCTCACCGCCTCGGCCGCCGCCGAGCAGGACCAATTCCGGTCGCTCTCCGACAAGATCCAGCAGAACCCGTCGATCGCGCGGCTGCTGGGAGCCTTCCACGCCTATGTGTTCGGCGACGGTAAATCGCCGGAGGCGATGCAGCAGCTACACGACCTCGGCGTGAGCCGCATGTGGATCGGCTACGATGCCGACGACAACCCCTTGTCGGCAGCGGCGATCGACGCGGCTGAACAGGCCGGATACCTTGCGGGACCATATGATTCCTACGCCAACGCCCAGGATCCGGCCACTGCCGACAACCCCTCGTCCCGCTGGCCGGACCAGGTGTGGCCGGACAGTTGCGTACTGACAGCGGACGGGACGCCGCAGACCGGATTCGGCGACCGCGGCTGCTATCTGAGTTCGCAGGCACTGGCACAGGATTCGATGCTGCTCGACGACAGGTACGCCGCTATGACCGGCAACGGCGCCGACACCTACTTCCTCGACGTCGATGCCGCGGGCGAGTTCTTCGACGACTACAGCCCGGACCATCCGATGAACCAGCGGCGGGATCGCGAAAACCGGCTCGCCCGAATGGGCCTGCTGGCGCAGGACCGGCAGCAGGTACTCGGGTCCGAGGCCGCGGGCGCTTGGGCCGCACCGGATCTCGCGTTCAACCATGGCGCGCAGACTCCGGTGACCGACCTCCTGTGGCCGCTGGAACGCAATAGGGAGGTCGGGGGCGGCTACGCGCCCGCGGGTGCGCCGAAGGCCTTCTTCAAACCGGTCGATCTGCCCGCTGAGGTGGCCGAGGCCATGTTCGATCCCGCCTACCGGATTCCCCTGTACGAGACGGTGTTGCATGATTCGATCGTCAACGTCGACCGCTGGGAGCTGTCGTATTACAAGCTGCCGCAGCAGCGGACGATGCGTACGTTGACCGCGATGCTGAACAATACGCCGCTGAACTTTGTGCTCGACCGCGCGACGCTCGCCGATCACGGCACCGAAATCGCCGGTCTGCAGCAGTTTTTCGCACCGTTGCACGAAAGGGCCGCCACTCTGCCGATAGTGAGTTTTCAATGGCTGGCCGACGACCATTCGGTGCAGCGCAGCGTCTTCGGCGACAACGCGCTCACCGTGACAGCCAATTTCGGGTCGCAGACCTATGGCGAGTTGCCCGCAGGGTGTGTGGACGCCACGCTGGCCGGTGACACCACCCCGCGCCGACTATGCCCGGGGCAGTGAACGAATGACACTCCGGATGCACCGGATCACCCCGAGCCAGCGTCGTCGCGATCTCGTGTGTATCGGTGGCGCAGCGGTTCTCACCGTTGCGCTGATCGGACATGAGCGGGTACCCGATGGGTTCGGCATCGGGATCGTGCTGGACAGCGCGTTGCCCTGGCTCGGTGTGGGCATTCCGGTGCTCACACTGACGGCCGCGCTGTGTCGGTCCAAGGTGGGCGCACTGACGGTTCTTGTGCCGCTGATCGCTTGGACGTACCTGTTCGGGTCGTGGTGGGCGACCGGAACCGGCTCGGCCACGGTTCCGTATCCGACACAGGTGAAGGTCGTCACGCAGAACCTCTACGCGGGCAACCAGCAACCGGCCGCCACCGCACGGGCATTGTCGGCGCTCGATGCCGATCTCATCGGTCTACAGGAGTTCTCGGCAGGAAACGCGGATGCCGTGAGCTCGATCCTGGCCGATGATCACCGGTATTACGTGGTGGAAGGAACTGTCGCGCTCTGGAGCCGGTATCCGATCTCGAGGACCACCTCCGTCGATGTCGGTGTCGGTTGGCGCCGCGGCCTGCGCGCCCACGTCGAAACTCCGCACGGAGGTCTGGTCGTCTACGTGCTGCACCTGCCGTCTTTTCGGCTCGGTGATACAGCGCAGCGCGATCACGGATTGAGGACTCTGTCACGGAGTTTGGTCTCCGATACGGCCGAGCGGGTCGTTGTGCTCGGAGACTTCAACACCACCGACACCGACCGCCGCTGGCAGGGATTCGCGCCCGGCTACCACGACACCCAGCGATCCGTCGGTTCCGGTCCCGGATTCACCTGGCCGGCAAGGCTTCCCGTCGTCCGGCCCGACCACGTACTCATCCGCGGTATCCGGGCAACCTCGTCGAAGGTGGACCGGACGCCCGGCACCGACCACCGCGCCGTGGCGGTCACCCTCGATCTCGAGCGGTGACCGAGTCATAGTCGTTGGACCACTTTCGCCCCGCATTGTCCGAGCCCGCGCATCTGCCGCATTCTCCAAGGAATTTCTTCAAGGTGCCGACGCGGGTCATCAGTGCATTGGGTAAGAAATACCTTGTGTAGAAAGCTTGATGTCGGCGCGGCTACGGGGTGATGCCGTCGAATTGCATGACCCAGTAGGGGTTGTTCGTGGTGGTGTTCCATTGCGAGACATACAGGGTCACGTCGGTGGGTGAGGTGGATCGGGGGTGGATGTAGCCGCCGTAGAGTTGTGGGAAGGAGCGGACCCAGAACTGCCACCACGGTACGGCGCCGTGGATCTGTTGTCTCGGATTGGTCCATACCCGGTCGATTGCCGCTGCGGTGCGGGTGGCGATGCAGTAGCCGTTGACGTCGAAGTAGGACATGACCCAGGTACCCGCAATGTTTTTCACACTCAGCTCCCCGATGGGTCCCATCCCCGCGAACAACGGGGTGGGGGTCGGGTTGCCCCACTGCCAGGCCGAGCCGTTGTAGCCCCAGTACTGGTAGTCGGCGCGGGTGGCGATCTGTTGCCACGGCACGCGCATCAGGATCGGCCCGTCCTGGTTGTGGGCGCGCCCCCATTCCTTGGAGACGATGTACAGGTAGCCGTCGCTGTTGTTGTTGCCGATGCCCGCGAAGGACTGCATCATGAACGGGCTCCAGCCGTTGTAGCCGTCGCTGCCGTCGTTGCGCCACACCGCTGTGTAATCCGTCCAGGTGGTGCCGTCGTCGTCGGAGTAGGCGAGCCCGCAGAACAGCGCCCCGTACTGGTCGTCGGAGGCGTTCCAGTTGTGGACGCTGGTGTAGGTCAACCAGGTGCGCCCGTTCGGGTCGACGAAGGCGTCGTTGGGGATGCGGGTGACCTCGATCCCGTAGCCGTTGTCGGCGTTGTGGGTGTAGGTGAGGACCTGTTTCGCCTGCGCCCCGCCGGAGGCGCCGGTGAAAGTGGTGGTGGTGTCCGGGATGTTGGGGCTGAATAGCAGGATCGGCGAGCCGAGCCAGGTGCCGGAGCCTTGGCTGTTGCCGGTGAACGTGTCGCCGAACACGAATCCGGACCGGCCTGGTCCGAAGTGGCTGCGGTCGTAGGGAATGCCGAGGTCGGCGCCGCCTACCCCGAACTGCTGCGCGGTACTGGCGCTGTACCCGTTGATCGCCGTCCCCCAATGTCTCGACATCGCCGAGGTCCTCCCTGCTCATGCATACGTTCGTTACTGGTGTCCCCGGCGAGCGAACGTTGTCACCGGGCCAACGGCCGGCGTCACCGCCGGCGCGTCGGACGGAACCGGTGCCGCAGAATCGACCACGGCTGGTTAGCTTTCGGCCCCTGTGGATTCGGTCTATGTGGATTCAGCGAGGACGAATCGGGCCCATGCCCCGGCTCGACTGGAGTTGTCGGTCGTCGACCGATACTGGGAAGTCGGACACGTCGGCGAAAAGGGAATCAACCATGACTACCCTCCGAGAAGGACTACCGGCCCCTTGGGGAGGACCGGAATTGCGGTGGTAGCTACCGATTTTCCGGTGCCGCGGCCGCGACGTCAGGAGTAGTGCACTAATGTGACCGCGTCGTAATCGGCGATGCCGCAACAAAGCCCCATCGCCGCCCGGCGGGCTAACGGCCGCTGGTGCCCGCCACGACGGCGTGGATCCTCAGTTTTGTCATGGTCGCCTGCGCGAGACTACATGCTGTCCCGGCGCGTTCGAGGCAGAGCGATACGGTGTTGTCGGGCAGGTAGATTCGCAGCCCGGATACCGACACCGGTTTGACATTGCTCGGGCGGAATGTTGTGCACGTTTGGTCGCGTACGCCAGCGCCGACGCCTGCCCAGCGGGCGCCAACTGAACCGGGCCCGACGAGGCACCGTCCCGCGCGGCGGGCGCGCCGACGGGTGCGCTGTCCCGGCCGGTAGCGTTACTGGCCAAGCTTCGCCGAGAGAAGCCGGCGCCGGAGAGTGACCTGCGGGTCACACTCCACCCCATCGACCTCGGCGGCGGCCTCGAGGGCTCCGTAACGGCGGGTCAGTAGTGCTTCATCGCGGTCGATACACGAAAACCCGGACATGGCCCGGGTTTTCGGAGAGTGGACCTGGGTGGCCCCCGGGTTCAGCGGGTGGCGATGATTGCCGAGCCGTGACCGAAGAGGCCTTGATTCACCGCAATACCTGCGCGGGCGTTGTCCACTTGGCGGCCCTCGGCCTGGCCGCGCAACTGCCACGTGAGCTCGCAGACCTGGGCGATCGCCTGCGCGGGTATCGCCTCACCGAAACAGGCCAGACCACCACTGGGGTTCACCGGCACACGTCCGCCCAATGTCGTTGCGCCGCTGCGCAATAGTTCCTCCGCGCCGCCTGTCTCGCAGAGCCCGATGTCCTCGTACCAGTCCAACTCCAGCGCGGTGGAGAGGTCATAAACTTCCGCGAAGGACAGGTCGGCGGCCCCGAGCCCGGCTTCTTCGTACGCGGCGTACGCTACGGCGGAACGGAACGCGCGTGGCGGAGCCTCGACGGCCACGGCGGAGTCCGTCGCGAAATCCGGCAGATCGAGCACGGTTTTCGGGAATGTCGGCGTGACCGTCGACAGCGCCCGGATGCGGACCGGATCGGTGACGCCATGGCGACTCGCGTACTCCATCGATGTCAGCACCAGTGCGGCACCACCGTCACTGGTCGCGCAGATGTCCAGCAGCCGCAGCGGGTCCGAGACCACCGCCGAGGCGGCAACCTCCTCGACCGAAACCTCCTTGCGATAGCGGGCATACGGGTTGTTCAGGCCGTGCCTGGCGTTCTTCACCTTGACCGCGGCGAAATCGTCGAGCGTGGCACCGTGCAGCGCCATCCGCCGGCGGGCATACAACGCGAAATAGATGGGGTTTGTAGCGCCGAGCAGATGGAAACGCAACCAGTCCGGATCGTCGCGGCGTTCACCGCCGACCGGCTGGAAGAAGCCCTTCGAGGTGGCATCCGCGCCGACCACCAGCGCCACCTCACACAACCCGGCGAGGATCTGGGCGCGCGCGTTGGCGATGGCCTGGGCGCCTGAGGCGCAGGCTGCGTAGCTGCTCGAGATCCGCGCACCCGACCAGCCCAGCGCCTGGGCGAACGTCGCGCCCGATACGAAACCGGGGTATCCGTTGCGGATCGTGTCCGCGCCGGCGATATAGCCGACGTCGCGGTGCTCCACTCCGGCATCGGCCAGCGCCGCACGCGCCGCGACCAGCCCGTATTCGACGAAATTGCGCCCCCACTTACCCCACTGATGCATGCCCGCACCGAGGACGGCGACATCGCGATCATTCGTGTCAGTCATTGACCGGCCTCCACATCCACACCGTGTGCTCCGCTTCCTCGTCCTCGTACAGCACGCCGAGGGTCAGTTCGACCGGCATGCCGACGGCCAGGTCGTCCACTGTGATGCCGCGCACGACCTGCCCGAGAATCACCATCTGCTCGACCTCGAGCTCCACCGCCGCGACGACATAGGGCTCGAACGGATCGGGCGAGACATAGGGCGGGGGCGGCTTGTACCGGGCGTCCGCATACGACCAGATCCGGCCACGTGTGGAAAACAGGTACTCGACGAGCTCGGAGCCGTCTTTCGGACCTGCGCACTGCGGGTTCCGACAGGCCAACGTGTTCCGCGGGAAATACGGTGTGCCGCAGGCAGTACAACCACTTCCCTTCAGACGCACGGTGCCGTCGTCCGCAGTGAACCAGTCAGCCACGGCGGGGCGTTGTTCTTTCTGCACAAACCCGACGGTATAGGAACACGTTCTACTTTGGGGCGGAAATCTGCTCCACCGGTGCGCGGGCGGAGGTACGGTGAGACCGGATTGAGGATGCGATGACATCCTCGAGTCGATCTGGAGTACCACAACGCGATGGGCACCAAAGCCATTGAACCGCAGTCGATCCGCAACGTCACGATCATCGGGGACCCCGATGAGACAACACGAGTTGTCCACGGCCTGTTCCGCCGTTTCGCCAAGACCGGGTCCAGCACGGCGGCCACGGTCCATTGGGTGACGGGCCACGTCGATCACACGATTCGTATCGCCGAGCTATCGAGCCACGCGCCCATCGCGGCCCTGGAGCGGTCCATCCGGGTAGCCGATGGGGTAATCGCGGTCGTGAACGCTGCCGAGAAGAGCGCCCCGCGTCTCGAGACGATACTGCG includes these proteins:
- a CDS encoding endonuclease/exonuclease/phosphatase family protein: MTLRMHRITPSQRRRDLVCIGGAAVLTVALIGHERVPDGFGIGIVLDSALPWLGVGIPVLTLTAALCRSKVGALTVLVPLIAWTYLFGSWWATGTGSATVPYPTQVKVVTQNLYAGNQQPAATARALSALDADLIGLQEFSAGNADAVSSILADDHRYYVVEGTVALWSRYPISRTTSVDVGVGWRRGLRAHVETPHGGLVVYVLHLPSFRLGDTAQRDHGLRTLSRSLVSDTAERVVVLGDFNTTDTDRRWQGFAPGYHDTQRSVGSGPGFTWPARLPVVRPDHVLIRGIRATSSKVDRTPGTDHRAVAVTLDLER
- a CDS encoding glycoside hydrolase, yielding MIPVNGDRADVDTTTLAVTAEGVGIDLSAPALSELGPVGAIRVDGDVATWTYPDQALTASAAAEQDQFRSLSDKIQQNPSIARLLGAFHAYVFGDGKSPEAMQQLHDLGVSRMWIGYDADDNPLSAAAIDAAEQAGYLAGPYDSYANAQDPATADNPSSRWPDQVWPDSCVLTADGTPQTGFGDRGCYLSSQALAQDSMLLDDRYAAMTGNGADTYFLDVDAAGEFFDDYSPDHPMNQRRDRENRLARMGLLAQDRQQVLGSEAAGAWAAPDLAFNHGAQTPVTDLLWPLERNREVGGGYAPAGAPKAFFKPVDLPAEVAEAMFDPAYRIPLYETVLHDSIVNVDRWELSYYKLPQQRTMRTLTAMLNNTPLNFVLDRATLADHGTEIAGLQQFFAPLHERAATLPIVSFQWLADDHSVQRSVFGDNALTVTANFGSQTYGELPAGCVDATLAGDTTPRRLCPGQ
- a CDS encoding Zn-ribbon domain-containing OB-fold protein, which gives rise to MQKEQRPAVADWFTADDGTVRLKGSGCTACGTPYFPRNTLACRNPQCAGPKDGSELVEYLFSTRGRIWSYADARYKPPPPYVSPDPFEPYVVAAVELEVEQMVILGQVVRGITVDDLAVGMPVELTLGVLYEDEEAEHTVWMWRPVND
- a CDS encoding HAMP domain-containing sensor histidine kinase, with translation MRLRVDRLARSLRGRIAVLFVLAMTLALTGMGLAAYAVVSHEMNGALDLGLRRETTRITRQFAAEPDIAAMSGPCRYLAAPSCVQVVAADGRIASEHDPEDSLPVDTETRAVAAGSRQAYYTDITLDGYPLRMYTAQLQPGSAVQVAQRSDPVDTGLRRVGLALLAAAAAGTVLAIGAGLLLARNALAPVTALTRAAERVATTRDPRQRIDVIGSDELASLARSFNTMLDELDQALTAERNSRAAQRRLVADASHELRTPLTALRTDIDLLRRAERLTPQQLADTGDALRVQAEELSGLVTDLIDLARADDPNAMHEPFEDLRLDTLVADCVKTARRHWPTIIFAEALEPTTIHGAPTRLSRAVTNLLDNAAKFSPPHGTVHIGLRDHRLTVRDHGPGIAAEDLPRIFDRFYRASTAGNRTGHGLGLAIVAQVADLHGATVTAGSVPDGGAILELNLPAIRTS
- a CDS encoding response regulator transcription factor, whose amino-acid sequence is MRVLVVDDEAAVRDALVRAMDSEGYETRAVRDGATALTEIQQWHPEVVLLDVLMPFMDGVTACEQLRARGDRTPILMLTARDAVADRIAGLDAGADDYLVKPFDLDELLARVRALVRRTYPDDGAVLSCADLVMDTTAHQVRRGERVVELTRTEFALLEVFLRNSGQALPRETLIERVWGHELGQSSNSLEVYIRYLRRKLEVDAQPRLIHTIRGVGYRLGPP
- a CDS encoding lipid-transfer protein translates to MTDTNDRDVAVLGAGMHQWGKWGRNFVEYGLVAARAALADAGVEHRDVGYIAGADTIRNGYPGFVSGATFAQALGWSGARISSSYAACASGAQAIANARAQILAGLCEVALVVGADATSKGFFQPVGGERRDDPDWLRFHLLGATNPIYFALYARRRMALHGATLDDFAAVKVKNARHGLNNPYARYRKEVSVEEVAASAVVSDPLRLLDICATSDGGAALVLTSMEYASRHGVTDPVRIRALSTVTPTFPKTVLDLPDFATDSAVAVEAPPRAFRSAVAYAAYEEAGLGAADLSFAEVYDLSTALELDWYEDIGLCETGGAEELLRSGATTLGGRVPVNPSGGLACFGEAIPAQAIAQVCELTWQLRGQAEGRQVDNARAGIAVNQGLFGHGSAIIATR
- a CDS encoding prolyl oligopeptidase family serine peptidase, which produces MTITELPFGSWPTSITSESVVSAAVRLGEVRVDGTEVYWSEGRPAEGGRTQIVRRAPDGARTDLLPEGMDARTAVHEYGGAAWWVRDGVLYFVNWADQRLYRIERGGVPVVLTPAPAVPRGDRYGDGAFGPDGATVVAIRESHPVGGRGAIDVRNEIVRLSADRPSQPEVLVSGPDFVVAPRLSPDGALLAVVTWDHPSMPWDDTVLRVRDLATGTDTVVAGGPGESVQEPRWQEDGSLLFLSDRNGWWNLYRWTPGGDIEAVIEVDAEIGVPAWQLGSARYAVLGDHGIVFARWRDGYDGLAVRRPDGSVTDLELPFSAIVAVERADENAVVVAAGTPTAELGIYRIEFVDSNLELETLRAPRELGLESTDVSVPEPISFPSMDRAGAPRAAHALFYPPASTRYRGPDGKLPPLLVMIHGGPTSHALPVLSLSTQYWTSRGFAIVDVNYGGSTGYGRAYRELLRDAWGVVDVADCIAAARWLADNGRVDPRQLAIRGGSAGGYTTLAALARADTPFSAGADHYGVADLEALAAETHKFESRYLDGLIGEYPSERDLYRERSPIHHVDRFRSPLIVLQGSEDAVVPPSQSQMIVDALRERRIPVAYILFAGEQHGFRRAENIRRALDSELSFYGQVFGFELPAAERIEPVTVENLPNNQGREHR
- a CDS encoding DUF4185 domain-containing protein; the encoded protein is MSRHWGTAINGYSASTAQQFGVGGADLGIPYDRSHFGPGRSGFVFGDTFTGNSQGSGTWLGSPILLFSPNIPDTTTTFTGASGGAQAKQVLTYTHNADNGYGIEVTRIPNDAFVDPNGRTWLTYTSVHNWNASDDQYGALFCGLAYSDDDGTTWTDYTAVWRNDGSDGYNGWSPFMMQSFAGIGNNNSDGYLYIVSKEWGRAHNQDGPILMRVPWQQIATRADYQYWGYNGSAWQWGNPTPTPLFAGMGPIGELSVKNIAGTWVMSYFDVNGYCIATRTAAAIDRVWTNPRQQIHGAVPWWQFWVRSFPQLYGGYIHPRSTSPTDVTLYVSQWNTTTNNPYWVMQFDGITP